The Streptomyces sp. NBC_00597 DNA segment TGGAGCAGCTGCACGCCGCCGTCCGTCGCATCATCCTCGGCTCCGGCAAGGGCAAGGGCGAGCCCACGATCACCGCGGTGTTCTGTGGCACGGCGTTCAAGAACAAGGGCGTTCAGCCCCTGCTCGACGCCGTCGTCCGCTACCTGCCGTCGCCGCTGGACATCGAGGCCATCGAGGGCCACGACGTCCGCGACGCCGAGGTGGTCGTGAAGCGCAAGCCGTCCGACGAGGAGCCCCTCGCCGCGCTCGCGTTCAAGATCATGAGCGACCCGCACCTCGGCAAGCTCACCTTCGTCCGGGTTTACTCGGGCCGCCTGGAGGCCGGCACCTCGGTGCTGAACTCCGTCAAGGGCAAGAAGGAGCGCATCGGCAAGATCTACCGCATGCACGCGAACAAGCGTGAGGAGATCGCCGCGGTGGGCGCCGGTGACATCGTCGCCGTCATGGGCCTGAAGCAGACCACCACTGGTGAGACGCTGTGTGACGACAAGCAGCCCGTGATCCTGGAGTCCATGGACTTCCCGGCTCCGGTCATCCAGGTCGCCATCGAGCCCAAGTCCAAGGGTGACCAGGAGAAGCTGGGTGTCGCCATCCAGCGCCTGGCGGAGGAGGACCCCTCCTTCCACGTTCACTCGGACGAGGAGACGGGCCAGACCATCCTCGGCGGTATGGGCGAGCTGCACCTTGAGGTGCTGGTCGACCGTATGAAGCGCGAGTTCAAGGTCGAGGCCAACGTCGGCAAGCCGCAGGTCGCGTACCGCGAGACGATCCGCGGTACCGTCGAGCGTCACGACTACACCCACAAGAAGCAGACCGGTGGTACCGGTCAGTTCGCCAAGGTGCAGATCGCGATCGAGCCCATCACCGAGGCCGACGGTCCGGCGTACGAGTTCGTGAACAAGGTCACCGGTGGCCGCGTGCCGAAGGAGTACATCCCTTCGGTCGACGCCGGTGCGCAGGAGGCCATGCAGTTCGGCATCCTGGCCGGCTACGAGATGACGGGCGTCCGCGTCACGCTTCTCGACGGTGGCTACCACGAGGTCGACTCCTCCGAGCTCGCGTTCAAGATCGCCGGTTCGCAGGCCTTCAAGGAGGCCGCGCGCAAGGCGTCCCCCGTGCTCATGGAGCCGATGATGGCCGTAGAGGTCACCACGCCCGAGGACTACATGGGTGACGTGATCGGCGACATCAACTCCCGCCGTGGCCAGATCCAGGCCATGGAGGAGCGTCACGGCGCTCGCGTCGTGAAGGGCCTCGTGCCGCTTTCGGAGATGTTCGGCTACGTCGGCGACCTCCGCAGCAAGACCTCGGGTCGCGCCAGCTACTCGATGCAGTTCGACTCCTACGCCGAGGTTCCCCGGAACGTCGCCGAGGAGATCATCGCGAAGGCCAAGGGCGAGTAACTCTTCCGAGTACACGCTTTAGGCTTGTCACCGGCAGCCTCTGGGGCAACAGGAGAACACTCCCGTTGCCCCGGGGACCGGCCGGCTATCCAGCAAAG contains these protein-coding regions:
- the fusA gene encoding elongation factor G, whose product is MATTSLDLAKVRNIGIMAHIDAGKTTTTERILFYTGVSYKIGEVHDGAATMDWMEQEQERGITITSAATTCHWPLEDVDHTINIIDTPGHVDFTVEVERSLRVLDGAVTVFDGVAGVEPQSETVWRQADRYGVPRICFVNKLDRTGAEFHRCVDMIKDRLGAVPIVMQLPIGAEMDFQGVVDLVTMKAFVWSAEATKGEMYDIVDIPATHTEAAEEWRGKLVETVAENDDEIMELFLNGDEPSVEQLHAAVRRIILGSGKGKGEPTITAVFCGTAFKNKGVQPLLDAVVRYLPSPLDIEAIEGHDVRDAEVVVKRKPSDEEPLAALAFKIMSDPHLGKLTFVRVYSGRLEAGTSVLNSVKGKKERIGKIYRMHANKREEIAAVGAGDIVAVMGLKQTTTGETLCDDKQPVILESMDFPAPVIQVAIEPKSKGDQEKLGVAIQRLAEEDPSFHVHSDEETGQTILGGMGELHLEVLVDRMKREFKVEANVGKPQVAYRETIRGTVERHDYTHKKQTGGTGQFAKVQIAIEPITEADGPAYEFVNKVTGGRVPKEYIPSVDAGAQEAMQFGILAGYEMTGVRVTLLDGGYHEVDSSELAFKIAGSQAFKEAARKASPVLMEPMMAVEVTTPEDYMGDVIGDINSRRGQIQAMEERHGARVVKGLVPLSEMFGYVGDLRSKTSGRASYSMQFDSYAEVPRNVAEEIIAKAKGE